Proteins from a single region of Antechinus flavipes isolate AdamAnt ecotype Samford, QLD, Australia chromosome 2, AdamAnt_v2, whole genome shotgun sequence:
- the LOC127547052 gene encoding olfactory receptor 2D2-like, which yields MNQNNHTRVTEFLLLGLSDDPQTQLLLIVLFLAVYLGTVLGSLLIIYLVLTDSHLHTPMYFFLCNLSLADFGLSTVIVPQAVIHMLTKRNVISFIGCAAQIFLSILPGGAQCSLLAVMSYDRYLAICDPMHYSLIMTKRMCSQLASGCWVSGIITSSVDTLFTVCLPYQGDNKIAHFFCDAPILLTLASGDTHQAEMAIFIMGVGILLVPVALILVSYSAIIVTVIKMKTTSGRLKAFSTCGSHLIVVILFYGTLTITYMTPKSSREQIKQIAVFYGIINPMLNPLIYSLRNKEVMRAFRNAVKKRES from the coding sequence ATGAATCAGAACAACCACACACGGGTGACAGAATTTCTCCTTTTGGGTCTTTCCGATGACCCTCAGACTCAATTGCTGCTCATTGTACTGTTCCTGGCTGTCTACTTAGGCACTGTGCTTGGGAGCTTACTCATCATCTACCTAGTTCTAACTGATTCCCACCTCCATACACCCATGTACTTTTTCCTCTGTAACTTGTCTCTGGCTGACTTTGGCCTCTCTACTGTCATAGTTCCCCAAGCAGTAATCCACATGTTAACTAAGAGGAATGTCATTTCCTTTATTGGATGTGCagctcagatttttctttctatccttcctgGTGGTGCACAGTGTTCACTGTTAGCTGTAATGTCCTATGATCGGTATTTAGCAATCTGTGACCCCATGCATTACTCTCTCATCATGACAAAGAGGATGTGTAGCCAGTTAGCATCAGGTTGCTGGGTCAGTGGCATTATTACATCTTCAGTTGATACTTTATTCACAGTATGCCTCCCTTACCAAGGAGACAATAAGATTGCTCATTTCTTTTGCGATGCCCCAATTCTTTTGACCCTGGCATCTGGAGACACACATCAAGCAGAGATGGCCATTTTCATCATGGGGGTAGGGATTCTTCTTGTACCTGTGGCCCTGATCCTGGTCTCTTACAGTGCTATCATAGTGACTGTTATCAAGATGAAAACAACCTCAGGAAGACTCAAGGCATTTTCCACCTGTGGCTCCCATCTCATTGTGGTCATCCTTTTTTATGGGACCCTAACAATTACCTACATGACACCCAAATCCTCCAGGGAGCAGATCAAGCAGATTGCTGTGTTTTATGGTATCATTAACCCTATGCTTAATCCTCTCATCTACAGTCTGAGAAATAAGGAGGTGATGAGGGCCTTCAGAAATGCAGTTAAAAAAAGGGAATCCTAA
- the LOC127550616 gene encoding olfactory receptor 2D2-like yields MNQNNYTWVTEFLLLGLSDDPQTRLLLIILFLGVYLGTVLGSLLLIYLVITESQLHTPMYFFLCNLSLADLWASSSIVPQALVHMLTRKKVISFMGCAAQIFLSIISGATQCSVLAVMSYDRYLAICNPMHYSLIMTGRICGHLALACWFSGIVISSVDTIFTVCLPYQGDNRIDHFFCDAPVLLTLASGDTHKAEIAIFSMGVVILLAPVSLILVSYGSIIVTIIRMKTSSGRLKAFSTCGSHLLVVILFYGTLIISYMIPTSSREQIKGVAVFYGVINPMLNPIIYSLRNKDVTRALRNTINRIKS; encoded by the coding sequence ATGAACCAGAACAACTATACCTGGGTGACCGAATTTCTTCTTCTGGGTCTTTCTGATGACCCTCAGACAAGGCTGCTACTCATTATATTGTTCTTGGGGGTCTATTTAGGTACTGTGCTTGGGAGCTTACTCCTTATCTACCTGGTCATAACTGAATCCCAGCTCCATACACCcatgtacttttttctttgtaatttgtcTCTGGCTGACCTTTGGGCCTCTTCCAGCATTGTTCCCCAAGCCCTAGTCCATATGCTAACTAGAAAGAAGGTCATTTCTTTCATGGGATGTGCAGCtcagatttttctttccatcatttctGGAGCTACACAGTGTTCAGTGTTAGCTGTGATGTCTTATGATAGATACTTAGCAATCTGTAACCCCATGCATTACTCTCTTATCATGACAGGGAGAATATGTGGCCATTTGGCATTGGCATGCTGGTTTTCTGGCATTGTAATATCTTCAGTTGACACTATATTCACAGTCTGCCTCCCTTACCAAGGAGACAATagaattgatcattttttttgtgATGCCCCAGTACTCTTGACCCTGGCATCTGGAGATACACATAAAGCAGAGATAGCCATTTTCTCCATGGGTGTAGTGATTCTTCTTGCACCTGTGTCTCTGATTCTGGTGTCCTATGGTTCTATCATAGTGACTATTATCAGGATGAAGACATCCTCTGGAAGACTGAAAGCATTCTCCACCTGTGGATCCCATCTCCTTGTGGTCATTCTTTTTTATGGGACACTAATAATTTCCTACATGATACCCACATCCTCCAGGGAGCAGATCAAAGGAGTTGCTGTGTTCTATGGTGTCATAAACCCAATGCTTAATCCTATTATCTACAGCCTGAGGAATAAGGATGTGACAAGGGCATTGAGAAATACAATCAATAGGATAAAATCTTGA
- the LOC127550618 gene encoding olfactory receptor 2D2-like gives MSQTNQTWVTEFLFLGLSDDPQTQVLLFVLFLGVYLVTALGNLLIIILVLTDSHLQIPMYFFLCNLSLADFCSSTNIVPQALVHMLSKRQVMSFTNCAAQLFLYLFFGATQCALLAVMSYDRYLAICDPMHYSVIMTWKVCGHFTLGCWISGVLISLVDTTFTLCLSYQGDNRIDHFFCEAPVLLDLSSGDTHRSQMVIFFVGVVILIAPVSLILVSYSSIIVTVIKMKTTSGRLKAFSTCSSHLTVVVLFYGSAIMTYMTPRSSKEQGKLVSVFYAVVNPMLNPLIYSLRNKDVKRALRNIINQAPTWRY, from the coding sequence atgAGCCAGACCAACCAGACGTGGGTGACAGAATTCCTCTTCCTGGGACTTTCCGATGACCCTCAGACTCAAGTATTACTCTTTGTACTGTTTCTAGGGGTCTACTTGGTTACTGCACTTGGAAATCTGCTCATTATCATCCTGGTTCTGACTGACTCACACCTCCAGATAcccatgtatttttttctgtgtaaCTTGTCTCTTGCTGATTTCTGTTCCTCTACTAACATTGTTCCCCAAGCCCTAGTCCACATGCTCTCTAAAAGGCAGGTTATGTCCTTCACAAACTGTGCAGCCCAactttttctatatctcttttttgGTGCTACACAATGTGCACTGTTGGCTGTGATGTCCTATGATCGGTACTTGGCAATCTGTGACCCCATGCACTACTCTGTTATTATGACTTGGAAAGTATGTGGCCACTTCACCTTAGGGTGCTGGATCAGTGGTGTTCTAATATCCTTAGTGGACACTACATTCACACTATGCCTATCCTATCAAGGAGACAATAGGattgatcattttttttgtgAGGCCCCAGTTCTCTTGGACTTGTCATCTGGAGATACGCACAGATCGCAGATGGTTATTTTCTTTGTGGGTGTGGTGATCCTTATTGCACCTGTATCCTTGATCCTAGTCTCCTACAGCTCTATTATAGTGACTGTCATCAAAATGAAGACAACTTCAGGGAGGCTCAAAGCTTTCTCCACCTGTAGCTCCCATCTTACTGTAGTTGTCCTATTTTATGGATCAGCAATCATGACCTACATGACACCCAGATCGTCCAAAGAGCAGGGAAAGCTGGTGTCTGTGTTTTATGCTGTGGTAAATCCCATGCTTAATCCTCTTATCTACAGCCTCCGGAACAAAGATGTAAAGAGGGCACTCAGGAATATAATCAACCAAGCACCAACCTGGAGATATTGA